A genome region from Oenanthe melanoleuca isolate GR-GAL-2019-014 chromosome 2, OMel1.0, whole genome shotgun sequence includes the following:
- the TMEM42 gene encoding transmembrane protein 42 produces the protein MSTQAKWASSRVLLFVTAIFSVYKCSFPVCFWTVFTCYPFPVCLCTSANAAHVPFPGGAARARGGAGAARAVRAGPGRTVRAMRAGAAAAAAGSLGAAAAAAAKLALGAGGEAAGGPLPVLFRLSCVGLVFVLNAVMWTVFTKALRLSSSSAAASVTTTASNFISSAILGKLLFGETWTPLWWVGLALTVCGLLLLHTAAPQLVQVPAEKKE, from the exons ATGAGCACGCAGGCCAAGTGGGCTTCGTCACGGGTGCTTTTATTTGTGACTGCCATTTTCTCGGTTTACAAGTGTTCCTTTCCTGTCTGTTTCTGGACTGTTTTCACGTGCTACCCTTTTCCTGTGTG CCTTTGTACATCAGCGAACGCGGCCCACGTGCCCTTCCCGGGTGGGGCCGCCCGTGCGCGGGGCGGCGCTGGCGCTGCGCGGGCCGtgagggccgggccgggccggacCGTGAGGGCCATGCGGGCgggggccgcggcggcggccgcaGGGAGCctgggggcggcggcggctgccgCGGCGAAGCTGGCGCTGGGCGCGGGCGGGGAGGCGGCCGGCGGCCCG ctgccagtgtTGTTTCGCCTCAGCTGTGTTGGCCTGGTGTTTGTGTTGAATGCAGTGATGTGGACAGTCTTCACAAAAGCCTTACGactctcctcctcctcggctgctgcctctgtgacAACAACAGCCTCCAACTTCATCTCTTCA gcTATCCTGGGAAAATTGCTCTTCGGGGAGACGTGGACGCCTCTGTGGTGGGTCGGCCTCGCCCTGACGGTCTGcgggctcctgctgctgcacacgGCTGCACCGCAGCTGGTGCAGGTCCCAGCAGAGAAGAAGGAATGA